Part of the Methylomonas rapida genome is shown below.
GCGCCGCCTGCATCCGACAGTTGCCTTTACGCCATCGCGTATTTGTTTGGGTGTCGTGAAAGCATCGTATTGGCCTCGAGAGATCCCAAGCCAAAGGAGTGAACGACTTCACAAAGGCGTAGACGAAAAAGAGAGTCGCCATTGGCTGGAAAGTTACCAGGACAGTTGCGCTTTACAGGCGCAAATGCCGGACACCCTGCTGATCAATCTTGCCGACAGGGAGGGCGATATTTACGAGTGGTTTGCCGAATACCATGACTACGCACCTGCGGTACGGGCTCAATGGATCGTACGTGCGGCGCAAAACCGAGTGTTGGCTTCGCCGGAGAACGGTACGAAATGCCTGTGGGCCGCCGTGGAGCAAGCTCCTGTATTGGGTTACTCTGAGGTGAACGTCAAACCGCGACCGAACCGCACGGCGCGACTGGCGCATATCACGTTACGCGCCATTACAGTGACCCTCAAACCGCCTAAGCGGATAGGGTATCGGCTACCGGAACTCACCATCAATGCGGTGCTGGCACGCGAAGATGCACCACCGTCTGGCGTGGAACGTTTGGAATGGCTATTGTTGACTAGCTTGCCGATCGATTGTTTCGAACAGGCGGCAACGATCGTCATGTGGTACGCCGTGCGGTGGTGCATTGAAGTGTACTTCCATGTGCTCAAGAGCGGATGCCAGATTAAGCGACTGCATCTGGAAACCGAGGACCGACTGCTACCTTGTTTAGCGTTGTACATGGTTATTGCCTGGCGGGTATTGTTCACGCTGATGTTGGGACGGACTACGCCGGACATGGATTGTGAAATTATCTTCGATCCACAGGAGTGGCGGGCTGCTTACATTGTGGTTAAGCTTTGCCCGCCGCCGCTTACGCCACCTCGCTTGGGCGAAGTGATTCTCTTGGTGGCGAGCTTGGGCGGTTATCTCGGACGCAAGCATGACGGGCCGCCGGGTGCCAAAGCCATGTGGATCGGACTGCAGCGTTTGCGCGATTTTGTCATTGCATTGGAAGCTCAGCAGGTTGTCGCACAGAGATGTGTATAACGATGAGCGGAGGACCGTGGGAACCAGAGTACGTTCCGGAACGGGTAAGTTATTTGTAATTATATCCTTAGGAGTGAACATCAAATAATCTATGCAAGTATTCGGCGTAGGTGTGGATTTATCCGCACGGTGCGAATGAATTTGCACCTACCATTGTTGAGCATATTTCTCACACATTCCTTACTCCATCTCGTACACAAATATCGTCATGCATACCGGGAAGCGGCTATTCTCTCCCTACTCCGCATTTTGCTTCCTCGTCCTCCGTTGGGTGAGTCAAAACAGTTCCTTCTCTCTTTGGGAGAAGGCTAGGATGAGGGCAATAAATCAAATACTTACATTAAACCCTCACCCCAACCCGCGAGGAGAGGGCTTTTACCTCCCGCAGAGTTGTTTACAACTCTAAAAGCGCCCCTTCCAATCAATAAACATCCCTGACGTAGCGCTTATCTTTTTTCAATTGATTGACGTACTCGGCGGCTTCGGTTGCGGATTTGTTGCCGTGGATGCGGATGACGTCGTGCAGGGCCTGGTCGACGTCCTTGGCCATCCGGTAGGCATCGCCGCAGACGAAGAAATAACCGCCTTCCTCCAACCAGGCATACAATTCGGCGCCGTGTTCCATCATTCTATCTTGCACATAGATTTTTTCGGCCTGGTCGCGGGAAAAGGCCAGGTCAAGACGCGTCAATAAACCACTGGCTTGCATCGCTTCGATTTCTTCGCGGTAGATGAAATCCGTCGCCGCATTGCGGTCGCCGAAGAACAGCCAGTTTTTGCCCGAGGCATTGCGAGCCTCGCGTTCCTGCAAGAAGGCGCGGAACGGGGCGATACCGGTACCGGGGCCGACCATGATCATGGGCAGGCTGTCATCGCTGGGTACGCGGAAGTTGTTGTTGGGCGTGAAGAAAATTTTGACTTCGGTGTTTTCGTCGACCAAATCGGCCAGGTAAGTCGAGCAGACGCCTTTGTGCTGGCGGCCATGCGCGTCGTAACGCACGCTGGCAACCGTCAAATGCACGCTGTCCGGATATTTTTTACTGCTGGACGAAATCGAGTAGGCGCGATGTTGCAAGGGTTTCAGCAGACGCAAGAACTCGGCGGCGGAAAATTCCACTCCAGGGAATTGCTGCAACAAATCCAGGATGTCGCGGCCCCAGAGATAATCGCTCAACTTGTCCTTGTTGCCGTTATGCAGCAGGGCGTTCAGTTCCTGGTCGCCCGAACGGTTGGCGATTTCCTCGATCAATTCCTTGCCAGGCAGCTTGATTTCAAAATGCGTGCGCAAGGCTTCGGACAGTTGCATCAATTCGCCGTTCACGGGTTCTTCTTCGTTGCCGCTGCAACCCAAGGCCTTTACGATGTCGGCCACCAGTTGCGGGCAGTTGGTTGGGACCACGCACATCGCGTCGCCAGCCTCGTAGCTCAGGTCGGAACCTGCAATCGAGATTTCGTAATGACGGGTTTCCTTGGAGGAATTGGCCGCGGTCAGCAGATGGTTGACCAACATTTTTGCAGGGAAGGGGTTTTTACGGTTGTAAACCGATTTGGCCGCCGTGGGCACTTCGCTGTCGATCACGGAAACAGTCGCGGCGCCTTCGGCCATCAACGGAATTACCTCGCTGATCCATTTTTCGGCGGGCGCTTCAAAATCCACATCGCAATCGACGCGCTCGAATAGACGTTTCGCGCCCAACGTCTGCAAGCGGTTGTCCCAGTCTATGCCGGCTTGGCAGAACAAGTCATAGCTGGTGTCGCCCAGGGCCAACACAGAATATTTGACGTTTTCCAGGCGAGGGGCCGCGTCGTCGCTAGCGGCTTCCCAGAGCATTTCGGCGTTGTCCGGCATGGCGCCTTCGCCGTAAGTGCTGGTAATGATCAATAGATATTCCATGGACGGCAATTGGCTGATTTCCACTTCGTCCATGCTTTTGACCACAGGAATCAAGCCATGGCTTTTCGCGCGGTTGGCGGCATCGGTCGCCAGCGATTCGGAATTGCCGGTTTGGCTGCCGAACAGGATATGCAGCGTGCGGGCGTTTGACGCATTGATGCTGCCCGCGCTGTGCAGCATATGGCTGTGCATGCCGGCAAAAAAGCCGTTCAGCCAGGCACGTTGAGTGTCACTGTAAGGTGCGTTTAACGGGATAAAAGGTGTTTTCATTTCTTTACCAAATTGGGCCGTTTCAGTCGGCTTGGTCATTTTTATAAATCAACGTAGGCTGGGCGAGCTGTATAACCTGAAAGGTCCGCCGTACCCAGCCTATCCTGGTTAGGAGTCTGTAAGAAATAAGCTTGGCAATGGCAGGTGCGAATTCATTCTCACTGTGCGGTTAAATCCGCGCCTACACCGATACTTGCCTAGATTATTTCTTGTTCATGCCTTAGGTTACGCGGCCTGGTTTTCCAGCATATCCTTGACGATGGCCATGCTTTCCAGGCTGGCCAGGTTTTTATCGACGGATGGCACGCCGGCTAGCGCCTGACGATTGAGGTTGTCCTGTTCGATGATCCAGGCGGTCGAGCCGATGGAGTAAATGCTTTGTACGTCGCGCAGCATCAGCGTGGCCTTGTAGTCATCCAGACGTTTCGCCGCCATCAGGGTGGCAAGCTGTGCGTCGTCGTATTGGCTATAAGCCTCGCGGATGTTTTTGATCAAGGCGTCTTGCAATTTGCGCGGACGTTCCAGGATCAATTTACGCGCATGTTTGTCAACCAAGACTTCGCTGATCGGTTGGCCGGCTTTATTCAGCTGGTCCTTGGCGATTTGTTGCGCCTTGTCGATCACCGCATAACTGTTGATCAATTTCAGGGTCAGTTCGCCGTCGATATCGCCGTAACCTGGAATCGCGCCGTTGAACAGCGTCGTATTGGTCTGGTAGGCCTGTTTGATTTGCCCGATTTGTTTTTGCGCGAACGCTACCGACAGCTCTTCTATCATCGCCTTGCGGTCCATGGTCTGGCTCAGGAACTCGGCGGTTTGGGTTCTGTTTAGCCACAACGGCAGCGCGAATTTGAAATGCTGGCGCGCGTCCGACCAGTTTGACAAGATGGCCTTGGCTTTTTCCGAACCGGTGTACTCGATGTGCTGCTCCAGCATGTACAGGATGAACTGCTCATGCGCCGCGGCGACCTCGGTACCTTCGGTCAGGCTATGCATGCTGACCGAGGTTTTGTCGTACAGATTTTGCAAACGGTTGTCGGGATCATATTGGTAGGCATTGCCGCCGGACATGCCGGTGCAGAAGCCTTTGCCAAAGCCGCCCAGGTTCAGGACCGCGCCATTGATCATGTATTCGCAAGCGAAATCGCCGACACCTTCGACCACGGCCATCGCGCCGGAATTGCGCACCGCGAAACGGTCGCCGGCTTCGCCGTTAATGAATGTTTTGCCGCCGGAGGCGCCGAACAAGGCAAAGTTGCCGATCAGCACGTTTTCGCCCGGCAGCTTGGAGCCGCCGCCCGGCGATTTGATGACGATGACGCCGCCGCAGGCGGTTTTGCCGACACCGTCGTTGCAGGTGCCGGTGTGCTCCATGCGGATGCCGTCGTTGTTGAACGCCGCATAACTTTGACCGGCCGAACCGTGGGTGCGGACGATGATGGTGTCATCGGCCAGATAGCGGCGGCCATGCTGATTGGTGTAAACGATCTTGCTGGCAGCGGCTTGTTCGGCGCTCAGTTCGTATTGCAACAAGCGCTCCAAGTCGATCGCGGCTTGGCCGCCTACGGTTTTGTTGCGGTTGTTCAGTTTGAAATCGTCGCCTTCGATGATGACCTGTTTCTGGCCTTGCTCGAACAGGGCGGATTTGACCTTGGCGAAGATTTTATCGTCGATGCTGAAATCCTTTTCCAGGTAAATCGGCTTTTCGATCTTGATTTCCTGGACTTCGGCCAACAGTTTTTGCAAATGAATCTGGCCCACCATGCTTGGATGGTTGATCAAATGCAGCAACTGGGTTTGGCCTCGAATCTCGCGCAAGCTGCCGTAGCCCCAGTCCGCCAGGATTTCCCGGACTTCGTGCGCCAGGTTCATGAAAAATTGTGCCAATACCCGTGGATCGCCCTTGAATTCTTCATGGGCGGTG
Proteins encoded:
- a CDS encoding sulfite reductase subunit alpha: MKTPFIPLNAPYSDTQRAWLNGFFAGMHSHMLHSAGSINASNARTLHILFGSQTGNSESLATDAANRAKSHGLIPVVKSMDEVEISQLPSMEYLLIITSTYGEGAMPDNAEMLWEAASDDAAPRLENVKYSVLALGDTSYDLFCQAGIDWDNRLQTLGAKRLFERVDCDVDFEAPAEKWISEVIPLMAEGAATVSVIDSEVPTAAKSVYNRKNPFPAKMLVNHLLTAANSSKETRHYEISIAGSDLSYEAGDAMCVVPTNCPQLVADIVKALGCSGNEEEPVNGELMQLSEALRTHFEIKLPGKELIEEIANRSGDQELNALLHNGNKDKLSDYLWGRDILDLLQQFPGVEFSAAEFLRLLKPLQHRAYSISSSSKKYPDSVHLTVASVRYDAHGRQHKGVCSTYLADLVDENTEVKIFFTPNNNFRVPSDDSLPMIMVGPGTGIAPFRAFLQEREARNASGKNWLFFGDRNAATDFIYREEIEAMQASGLLTRLDLAFSRDQAEKIYVQDRMMEHGAELYAWLEEGGYFFVCGDAYRMAKDVDQALHDVIRIHGNKSATEAAEYVNQLKKDKRYVRDVY
- a CDS encoding IS4 family transposase, encoding MSNWAEEEVQTANLEDQRLNKRLALLLEQLGEHPQLSIPAACGGWKETMGAYRFFNNAKTTFEKILAPHRDATIERMKSSPIVLLAQDTTEDDKNICLGPKGLGTVKDVEKHLRRLHPTVAFTPSRICLGVVKASYWPREIPSQRSERLHKGVDEKESRHWLESYQDSCALQAQMPDTLLINLADREGDIYEWFAEYHDYAPAVRAQWIVRAAQNRVLASPENGTKCLWAAVEQAPVLGYSEVNVKPRPNRTARLAHITLRAITVTLKPPKRIGYRLPELTINAVLAREDAPPSGVERLEWLLLTSLPIDCFEQAATIVMWYAVRWCIEVYFHVLKSGCQIKRLHLETEDRLLPCLALYMVIAWRVLFTLMLGRTTPDMDCEIIFDPQEWRAAYIVVKLCPPPLTPPRLGEVILLVASLGGYLGRKHDGPPGAKAMWIGLQRLRDFVIALEAQQVVAQRCV